A segment of the Colletotrichum destructivum chromosome 3, complete sequence genome:
AAGGAAGGCTTTCTGCAGTGTTACCGAGGCGTCGCGGTAGGCGGGCTTTGCTTGGATGAGAGGAGTGACAAGGTGCGGGGCGAACTTTTGAGAGCCGGgtgaagggggaggggtgtaGGGTGAAGCGGCTTGAATCGAGGCGGTTTGGATTCTCTCAATGGCAGCGAGAGTGGCTGTGAGTGCGGCCCGCGTGACGGGACCACGATAGATACTCGACTTTGTGATATCGGGGGAGTCGATCTGTAAAGGAAACTGCTCGAAGGCCCATACCGGTCCGGCATCAAACTCCTCGACGGCTTGGAGGACAGTGACGCCCCAGTACGGTCGACCAAACTCGCTCCACGTGCCGTTCCGGATGAGGGCCTCGGGGTCGGCTTCCGttccgtcgtcgcccatcaACACCCAGTCCAAGGCGCTGGgcccggcgtcgccgggGGGGCCGGGGTGGATGATGAGGGTCAGGTAGGTCTCGTAGACCTCGCTAGGGACTCGAGTGGTGAGGAACGGGCAGATGATAAGATTCGGCTTGGCGAGCCTGGCTGCCTCAATCATGGCTTCGTCTGAGAGGGCATActcgatggtgatggtgtgAGACTTGGATAGCGCTAAATACAGTCGCTGCGACAGCGAGTTGTGCGCGGTGCAAAGGAAAAGGATGTTCATGGTGGCGGTGTGTGGTAtcgagcagcggcagcagtagcagcagctCGTGGACCGGCTGAAGAAGGATGAGGGCAGAATGGGTATCGCAAGAGGTTTGGTGGGCAAGGACGTGCGGCGGAACTGGCATCATATATGCAATTCGAGATGAGCGGAAGAAGggaggcggtggaggaggaggaggagtaggaggaagaggagaagggggggggggggtggctCCGTGTCAGAATCTCCAGTCTGTCGGATGCACAgagtaagtgagtgagtgagtgagtgaggagtgagtgagtgaatgCCtttccacacacacaccctcccccctctctcttctccgaCTCCGTTCCTGACCGGCCTTTGGGGTCGTAGTGTAAAGGTGCTTAACGGCCAATTCCTTGGCGATTGCCACAAGCAACATGCCATTTTCAGTGCACCCCGCTTGTCTTTGCCCAACTGGCAGGCCATTCTTTGACCCGGCGGCTTCAGTTCGAGACTTGCAAGAGTCAACGTCGTGCTGTGGTTCGTCCTTCtgacttggacttggacgaAGCCCTTCGCAGACCATTCGCAGACCATCCGCAGACCATCCGCAGACCACACCGGACGAAGCGGGCTCGGACCTGACGGGTCCAGGCCCAATCAGCGCGGGCATAGTTGGGATGAACAACCGAAAGTGGCTGCTCTATCGGATGAGACCTCGAAAGGCAGCTCTTTGACTCAGGGGGTGCGTGCTGCATTGGGCCATCACTCGTCCGCGCTAAGGCTGGGGGAGCAAAGGCTTTGCCTGCAGCTTGACTAGCGCCATCAGTTACTATCCTAGGTAGTCAACACTGTCCGGACGGACACGGCTAGACAGTGCGTTTCGGCGCCTTTGTAAGGCCACAGAGATCAGCACAGTCGAATGAAGCCATCGTTTAGTCCGTCGGGCCTGAGCGACTTGGTAGGCGTGTATGTGGCTTCGTTTCCATACGGGCGAGGATCTTCTCGTTGTCATCAAGCACGGCCCTTTgacgagaggaagagagagggcaCAGTCCTAGATAGAGAGATAGCGAGGcggagagaaggggagagggggaatagagagaaagagaaagggtGTGAAGAAGAGCAACGTAAACTCGACATTCCGCAATCTCTCGGCCGAGTTACCAGCTTTTCAGACAGCTTTAGAACAATTCCAATTCCGACTGGCTGGCCCGTAATGAGACCCAGGGTATCTTacgaaagagaaaaaagaaaaaaagaaggaaaaaaagcGAGCGTGTGTGGCGTGCCGCCTGAACCTCGACAGCCACCCCACCCACCATATTCCCAGCTCAGGAACTCTTGGCTGGGCCGCCACAATTACGAATCGGTGGCTCCAGTCCATGTCTCATGCTTTCAGAGTTGCTCGATGTTTATACTAGTTCAGTGTGATGGAACAATGTGATGACACGAACGGCGGAATctcttgacggcctcgtaccaattaaaaaaaaaaaaaaaaaaaaaaaagagagggCGCGCCTTGGTAATCGAGGCGCCCCTGGCATACCCGCATCCGTCATTCTGACAAGCCCATGGTACCGGCGCCAGACCACTCACTTACTGCCGCCAGTACTGTACATACATACACCTTTGGACTGTCGCCGACACACTTGGACTAGACagttcgccgccgtcgggtAGTGCATCATACCTATCTGCAGGTACGGTGAGCTTTTGgtgtgggagggggggagaggtgGTCTTAGCCGCTTACACCCCGAAGGACGCTGCGATACTGTCGCCTTCGTCCGGAGTTACGGCAAGCTCCAGCAGTTCATGCGCCCTGTCCACCGTATCTGCatcgacggccgcctcgtACACCAAATCTTCCTCGGCAAAGTTGAGTCTCGAAAGGGAGAGGATGTACCGCTGGGAGCCTCCGTGGGATACGGAGAGTTTTTGGAGAATGTTGGCGACGTTGGCTGTATTGGGGTCCGTCACCAGGGTATGGAGTAGCAGAATGATTTGAGATATCAAGAGGGAAGGGCCGCtgcggccgccgtcatcagtgtcatcgtcatcatcatcatcattgtCCAACCCGTCGGCACTTTCGCGGGGATTATCCGGGGTAGCACTCACGGCCCCGTCCCTGCGCGCCTGGGTAGGGCCGCCGCCACTAACGGCGTTCACCACAGGGTCCGGAATGTCGTACAGTACATCAACCAGCTCGCTCAGTGCTGTGACCAGGCGTGGTATGACACTGACGTGGCCCGCGATCTGTCTTGCCCCATATGGGGTGCGAGCAAAGGCCATGAGGGTCCGCAGGACAGCGCATCTCACGGCGTGGTTCTGGCCTGTCGAAGAGGCGGCTCGGGGCAAGTCAACAAGGTTAAGAGACACTTTGTCAATCACCATTCTGGCGACCGAATCGGGCTCTTTTCCCGGAATGATGGGGCCGATGGAGCTAGGCAGGGTGGAAGTACAGAGCATGTCGAGcatgccgatgatgtcgtcgaggcgtTGTTTAGGCGTCAGCAAGATGAGAACCAGGTCGAGGGTGACCAACTGCCAGAAGCCAGCCTGTCTCGTTTGCACACCATTGTCCGTTTCTGTCAAGGTGGTGGCgcaggccgcggccgaggcgtggagaagagagaggatgTACGTCGTATCGACCTGCTGTTGCATCGCTTCCGCGTTGGAATCGGATGAGATGTTGCCATCTATGCTTTTGAATCGTGCCTCAGCAACCATGTAGATGGATTGTTGCAGAACGGGGACTAGTTCCTCGATGATCTGCGGGACCACGGAAATGGTCTGTAACTGGAGAGTgaaggaaaggagagaggcCAAGTCCCATATTGGCCGCAGGAAGCCCTCGTCCAAGCATTTACTCCACATACAGACGACGTGGCGGGCGAAGTCTATCAGCAGTTGAACCGGATTTGACGGGTTGCCCATCAGAGGCAGTTCCCGAAAGATGAGAGAGGCGAAGGATGTTGCTGGATCGGACGGATATGAGTAACGCGACAAGATGTCAAACGTAGGCGGCTCTCCATGCAGGGATCCATGGTCCAATATGACCTGAAGGAACTAGATAAATGTTAGCGACCCAGCCCACCGCTCATCGGGCGATCAGGCATACCTCAAAAGGAAGCGTGTTCGGAACAGGACCCAGATGACGAACCGCGGAGGGCACAGTCGTCACTTCGTCGACCATGATGATGTCTTCGGCGTGGGTTTCCAAAGCCATGACGGGACTGTCGACGGTGGGCCTTTTCCGTTTGCCCTTGGTTGGTGTCCTCTCGGAGAGAGGCACTGCGACGGGTCCAGCATCTCGAGTCTTGCCCCTCGTCTTGCTCGGGCTCGGGGCAATGTCCATAtcgtcgaagccgtcggcCATGCCCCACGTTTTGGTTGTCTTCTTGGGTGTGGTTGTTCCTGCCGCGGCAGGAATCGGAGCCGTCTCcctcggacgaggccggctcGATGCGTCCTTCATGTCTCGTTGTAAAAACTGTAACTCGGTGGTGGCCTGTCTCTCGGCAGccacggcggcctcgactgCCCTCTCCTGCCTCGCAGCCTGTTCGGCATTCTGCTTTTTGAGACGGGCAACCTCGGCAGC
Coding sequences within it:
- a CDS encoding Putative rad26-like, helical repeats protein; translated protein: MNDFFDDDDFDDLNDIALQELENNAIQFTQIQRKPDSPQPIDRSQVETYDDLEFEDDDLDDTEVTNELLPPLARPVADKTLTHHPPQPSRHTALPPQQRWNPPPAPANPPVLSSRPRYPPPVPSYVLPNPSQRFATGPAVGTSYRPHPSPYLRPPVSSRLVLQQSQSQAPVVVGNDVVAALQQRVNALESELNSTRGEVSIIRTNSTKAEQDHAAEVARLKKQNAEQAARQERAVEAAVAAERQATTELQFLQRDMKDASSRPRPRETAPIPAAAGTTTPKKTTKTWGMADGFDDMDIAPSPSKTRGKTRDAGPVAVPLSERTPTKGKRKRPTVDSPVMALETHAEDIIMVDEVTTVPSAVRHLGPVPNTLPFEFLQVILDHGSLHGEPPTFDILSRYSYPSDPATSFASLIFRELPLMGNPSNPVQLLIDFARHVVCMWSKCLDEGFLRPIWDLASLLSFTLQLQTISVVPQIIEELVPVLQQSIYMVAEARFKSIDGNISSDSNAEAMQQQVDTTYILSLLHASAAACATTLTETDNGVQTRQAGFWQLVTLDLVLILLTPKQRLDDIIGMLDMLCTSTLPSSIGPIIPGKEPDSVARMVIDKVSLNLVDLPRAASSTGQNHAVRCAVLRTLMAFARTPYGARQIAGHVSVIPRLVTALSELVDVLYDIPDPVVNAVSGGGPTQARRDGAVSATPDNPRESADGLDNDDDDDDDTDDGGRSGPSLLISQIILLLHTLVTDPNTANVANILQKLSVSHGGSQRYILSLSRLNFAEEDLVYEAAVDADTVDRAHELLELAVTPDEGDSIAASFGV